In Flammeovirgaceae bacterium 311, one DNA window encodes the following:
- a CDS encoding phosphoglycerate mutase (COG0406 Fructose-2,6-bisphosphatase) — translation MLWAGFAGSLAYAQQEEGITTIIVIRHAEKADEAGNSYPGLSAAGLKRAQKIAELLSQEAITAVYATPYQRTKQTVMPLAAAQKISIQEYSPIDEKAFKAMLESNTGGKIVICAHSNTVPVLLTYFTRTQNFTTLAEQEYDKVFIISKSNSGASSTLKLVVK, via the coding sequence ATGCTGTGGGCAGGTTTTGCCGGCTCACTGGCCTATGCCCAACAGGAAGAAGGGATCACCACCATTATAGTCATCAGGCATGCAGAAAAAGCAGATGAAGCAGGGAACAGTTACCCCGGCTTATCGGCAGCAGGTTTAAAAAGAGCCCAAAAAATTGCTGAACTGCTAAGCCAGGAAGCAATTACGGCTGTTTACGCAACCCCTTACCAGCGCACAAAGCAAACCGTTATGCCTTTGGCTGCAGCGCAAAAAATCAGCATTCAGGAGTACTCCCCCATCGATGAAAAAGCCTTTAAGGCTATGCTGGAAAGTAATACAGGAGGCAAAATTGTGATCTGCGCACACTCCAATACAGTACCTGTGCTCTTAACCTATTTTACCCGGACGCAAAACTTCACAACACTCGCAGAGCAGGAGTATGACAAAGTTTTCATCATCAGTAAAAGCAACTCAGGAGCATCTTCCACCCTAAAACTGGTGGTAAAGTAG
- a CDS encoding major facilitator superfamily protein (COG0477 Permeases of the major facilitator superfamily) codes for MNESLNKSALFNGSCFALITTAFSFSIRAGILPQLGQEFGLSAEQLGFINSMWFLGFPISMIIGGLVYHSVGPRIIMNVAFIAHTLGIVLTIYAGGYTTLLISTLFIGIGNGCTEAACNPMIADMYSGVKMNKMLGRFHMWFSGGIVLGALISKFMTDFGLGWEAQVWVIMIPTIIYAVLFFGKTFPRPQVEGSTSLAQNFKAMLSPLFLFLFACMALTAITEFGPNQWVSVILSSSGADAMLILALTFGVITIGRFFAGPIVGRLGQTGVLLSGAILATIGIYMFSTVTGPMAYVAAVIFALGVSFFWPVMIGTTAQRVPLSGALGMSIIGGIGMFSTAIFQPIIGSWIDGSRAEKMAEGLTGDALELAAGQDTLEKMIAFPAILIVLFTILFFWQKNPKDTKKVAQPV; via the coding sequence ATGAACGAAAGTCTTAACAAAAGTGCCTTGTTTAATGGGAGTTGCTTTGCACTCATTACAACTGCCTTTTCTTTTTCTATCCGGGCAGGAATTCTCCCCCAATTGGGGCAGGAATTTGGCCTCTCTGCCGAACAACTTGGATTTATCAATTCCATGTGGTTTTTAGGATTTCCCATTTCCATGATTATCGGGGGCTTGGTATATCATTCTGTTGGCCCTAGAATTATTATGAATGTGGCCTTTATAGCCCATACTTTAGGGATTGTATTGACCATTTACGCAGGGGGATATACAACCCTACTTATTTCCACCCTTTTTATAGGCATTGGCAACGGGTGTACAGAAGCTGCCTGTAATCCTATGATTGCAGATATGTATTCTGGCGTGAAAATGAATAAAATGCTAGGCAGGTTCCATATGTGGTTTTCCGGAGGAATTGTTCTGGGGGCGCTCATTTCCAAATTTATGACCGATTTCGGATTAGGCTGGGAAGCCCAGGTTTGGGTGATTATGATTCCTACTATTATTTATGCGGTATTATTCTTTGGAAAAACTTTCCCCAGACCACAAGTGGAAGGATCTACCTCGCTGGCACAAAACTTTAAGGCTATGTTAAGCCCACTTTTTCTGTTCTTGTTTGCTTGTATGGCTCTCACCGCTATAACCGAGTTTGGTCCTAACCAATGGGTAAGCGTAATTCTGAGCAGCAGCGGAGCAGATGCCATGTTAATTTTAGCATTGACCTTCGGGGTAATCACTATTGGCAGGTTTTTCGCCGGCCCTATTGTTGGTCGATTGGGTCAGACGGGTGTTTTACTTTCTGGTGCAATTTTAGCAACCATAGGCATTTATATGTTCAGCACTGTTACCGGACCCATGGCGTATGTGGCAGCCGTTATTTTCGCTTTAGGCGTAAGTTTTTTCTGGCCGGTTATGATTGGAACTACAGCTCAACGCGTTCCTCTGAGCGGTGCCTTGGGGATGTCTATTATTGGCGGGATAGGAATGTTTTCTACGGCCATTTTCCAGCCTATTATTGGCAGCTGGATTGATGGTTCTAGGGCAGAAAAAATGGCAGAAGGGCTTACCGGAGACGCTTTGGAATTGGCAGCTGGTCAGGACACCTTAGAGAAAATGATTGCATTTCCGGCCATACTGATTGTGTTGTTTACCATTTTGTTTTTCTGGCAGAAAAATCCTAAGGACACTAAAAAAGTGGCGCAACCGGTTTAA
- a CDS encoding hypothetical protein (COG1808 Predicted membrane protein) — protein sequence MARIFSITTPTAKTDAILEDLKNQKDLLQLQVFRGVSLNPPGDVIQLAVPNLRVSEIMRILDGHELGEENGISLTSSEPDSMIPTQSAHSIERDINEGSWEEMEMTISNDSNTSINTLFILFISGVLASIGIATNSLHIVIGGMLIAPGFMPITRVALGICARHKAWYYGSIDFFKGYLVLILGAAATTALLPVIGQDPLPGTASYYVPEQKLVTYWTTVTLSSLLASAVASIAGALLVATKKSVFTSGVMIGLALVPTAALIGMGAVTGDFTIVEKAFVRFLMDVGLVFFFSLIVFTWSRFYYHKRDIRM from the coding sequence ATGGCAAGAATATTTAGTATCACTACACCCACAGCTAAAACCGATGCAATCCTGGAGGACCTCAAAAATCAGAAGGACTTACTTCAGTTGCAGGTTTTCCGGGGGGTATCATTGAATCCTCCCGGAGATGTAATCCAGCTGGCAGTGCCAAATTTACGCGTAAGCGAGATTATGAGAATTTTGGATGGGCACGAGTTAGGCGAAGAAAATGGTATTTCCTTAACCAGCAGCGAACCCGACAGCATGATTCCTACCCAATCCGCTCATAGCATAGAGCGCGATATCAATGAGGGAAGCTGGGAAGAAATGGAGATGACCATTAGCAATGACAGCAATACCTCAATTAATACGCTGTTCATCCTGTTTATTTCCGGGGTGCTGGCCAGCATCGGTATTGCAACAAATTCACTCCACATCGTTATTGGCGGCATGCTGATAGCACCTGGTTTTATGCCAATCACCAGGGTAGCCCTGGGTATTTGCGCACGGCACAAAGCCTGGTACTACGGCAGCATTGATTTTTTTAAAGGATACCTGGTGCTGATCCTGGGGGCTGCAGCAACAACAGCCCTGCTGCCAGTAATTGGTCAGGACCCCCTTCCCGGCACTGCCAGCTACTATGTGCCCGAACAAAAGCTTGTCACATACTGGACCACTGTTACCCTGTCTTCGCTGTTGGCTTCGGCCGTGGCCAGTATTGCGGGGGCACTCCTGGTAGCGACTAAAAAGTCTGTGTTTACCTCTGGAGTGATGATAGGACTGGCCCTGGTGCCTACAGCCGCCTTAATAGGCATGGGTGCAGTTACCGGCGATTTTACTATTGTTGAAAAAGCCTTTGTTCGATTTCTAATGGATGTAGGCCTTGTGTTTTTTTTCTCCCTGATCGTTTTCACTTGGTCACGGTTCTACTACCACAAAAGAGACATCAGGATGTAA
- a CDS encoding abortive infection protein (COG1266 Predicted metal-dependent membrane protease) translates to MLTVPLEASLFNIYENKLISKLLAASTLRFLIIIGLVYFMIRKGFSQFNGLYPSFTITNLSLFFIAVAVILVLSYSSYEIYLETQIHKLVLFGISQAFVGILEELLFRGIVFPLFIIHYAGKKRPVFKALCLSSLLFGLVHLVGLIRHPENIWGVTYTVIYAIGIGFLLACLFLRTRNILVPAFIHFLIDFTNAAYDLKEEVVARSEPSQSTILLTLAVVIAIALFCFGAGMFLFKRVQPEEWLQKASLIKI, encoded by the coding sequence ATGTTAACAGTACCCTTAGAGGCCAGCCTGTTTAATATTTATGAAAATAAACTAATAAGCAAACTGCTTGCTGCGTCAACCCTTAGATTTTTGATCATCATTGGCCTGGTGTACTTTATGATTAGAAAAGGTTTTTCTCAGTTCAACGGCCTGTATCCATCCTTTACTATTACCAATCTATCCCTATTCTTTATCGCTGTAGCAGTGATTTTAGTCTTGTCGTATTCCAGCTATGAAATTTATCTGGAAACGCAGATTCACAAACTGGTGTTGTTTGGCATAAGCCAGGCCTTTGTTGGTATTTTAGAAGAGCTTCTTTTTAGAGGGATTGTTTTTCCCCTGTTTATCATTCATTATGCCGGCAAAAAACGCCCGGTTTTTAAAGCGCTTTGTCTGTCTTCACTGCTTTTCGGTCTTGTACATTTAGTTGGGCTGATCAGGCATCCCGAGAATATCTGGGGTGTTACCTACACCGTTATTTATGCAATCGGAATTGGGTTTCTGCTTGCATGCTTATTTTTGAGGACCAGGAATATCCTGGTTCCAGCTTTTATCCACTTTCTGATCGACTTCACAAATGCTGCTTATGACTTAAAAGAAGAAGTAGTAGCCCGTTCAGAACCCTCTCAAAGCACCATTTTACTCACCCTTGCCGTTGTGATTGCCATAGCTCTTTTTTGTTTTGGAGCAGGTATGTTCCTGTTTAAGCGTGTTCAGCCAGAAGAGTGGTTACAGAAAGCCTCCCTAATTAAAATATAA
- a CDS encoding AraC family transcriptional regulator (COG2207 AraC-type DNA-binding domain-containing proteins), whose translation MPAQNIYYINDMAQKTPAQVPLNRMIFSSFKTFETERESFGFSIKAPLKGRERYIVGKKAYSVGPGEYFLAGHGQLVGYDLKHKSAIDGFCVYLDELLVRKALSSYLHKEERLLEGLDEVVKNELKQGKYMFEKDFFAIQMQALAKYRDEEISSEELNQLFYALSLETGRIMHQHHQRKGRLSSRKKCTREEIYLRLQTAKEFLHAQLHLPLNIQEVAKHASFSEFHFIRCFTSCFGSSPYQYLTQLRVEKAKELIVNQNYPLAEVAAICGFSDECTFSKVFKKQAGIPPGMYRKLHTKHLYVVAKPLHTQVFS comes from the coding sequence ATGCCTGCACAAAACATCTACTATATCAATGACATGGCGCAGAAAACCCCTGCACAGGTGCCATTAAACAGGATGATTTTCTCTTCCTTTAAAACCTTTGAGACTGAAAGGGAAAGCTTTGGCTTTTCTATCAAAGCACCCCTAAAGGGAAGGGAAAGATATATTGTAGGAAAGAAGGCTTACAGCGTAGGCCCCGGAGAGTATTTTCTTGCAGGACACGGACAACTGGTAGGCTACGACCTGAAGCACAAAAGTGCCATAGATGGATTTTGTGTGTACCTGGATGAACTGCTCGTCCGCAAAGCCCTAAGCTCCTATTTACACAAAGAAGAGCGCTTATTGGAAGGACTTGATGAGGTTGTGAAGAACGAGCTAAAGCAGGGAAAATATATGTTCGAAAAAGATTTCTTTGCTATTCAGATGCAGGCTTTAGCAAAGTACAGGGATGAAGAAATAAGTTCAGAAGAACTTAACCAGCTGTTTTATGCGCTAAGCCTGGAGACAGGCAGAATCATGCACCAGCACCACCAAAGAAAAGGCAGGCTTAGCAGTCGTAAAAAATGCACCAGGGAAGAAATCTACCTGCGACTGCAAACTGCAAAGGAGTTTTTGCATGCCCAGCTGCATTTACCCCTTAACATTCAGGAGGTAGCGAAGCACGCTTCGTTTTCCGAGTTTCATTTTATTCGTTGCTTTACCTCATGCTTTGGCTCCTCTCCCTACCAGTACCTTACCCAATTACGGGTGGAAAAGGCAAAAGAGTTGATCGTGAACCAAAACTATCCATTGGCAGAGGTGGCAGCCATTTGTGGTTTTAGTGATGAATGTACCTTCAGCAAGGTGTTTAAAAAGCAGGCGGGCATACCCCCGGGCATGTACAGGAAATTACATACAAAGCATTTATATGTGGTTGCAAAGCCTCTCCATACACAGGTGTTCTCTTAA
- a CDS encoding peptidase U61 (COG1619 Uncharacterized proteins, homologs of microcin C7 resistance protein MccF): MIPPKLKAGDHVRVIAPAHGFSPSFTTEMRKRGEKNLGELGLTVSYGKHVDERNEFDTTSIEKRLEDLHDAYADPKVRCSIPAMGGSSANQLLKHIDYGLVKKDPKIICGLSDITALAEALYAKTGIVTYYGPHFTMLGASKLVDYSIEHMRKTFFSEAPFPLTPAEHYCDSEWDTQKIVNEDRFWPVNEGEAEGESIGGNLLTLNFLLGSEFIPDLKNTILFLEANKVIDYKDVQNTLQSILNQPNSDKILGIIVGRFQKQTGMTRDLFWKTIKSKKELEKIPVVGNVDFGHTVPMLTFPIGGKVKLKVMENKASIEVLEH, translated from the coding sequence ATGATTCCACCTAAATTGAAAGCCGGAGACCACGTACGCGTAATTGCCCCCGCACATGGTTTTTCTCCCTCCTTTACAACAGAAATGAGAAAGCGAGGGGAGAAAAATCTGGGCGAGTTAGGGCTTACCGTTAGTTATGGTAAGCATGTGGATGAGCGCAATGAATTTGATACCACCTCCATTGAAAAGCGGCTGGAAGATCTGCATGATGCGTATGCCGACCCTAAAGTAAGATGTAGTATTCCTGCCATGGGTGGCTCCAGTGCCAACCAGCTGCTGAAACACATTGATTATGGGCTTGTAAAAAAGGATCCTAAAATAATTTGCGGGCTATCGGATATTACAGCCCTGGCAGAAGCACTTTATGCTAAAACAGGCATCGTCACCTATTACGGTCCCCATTTTACTATGCTGGGGGCCAGTAAGCTGGTGGATTATTCAATTGAGCACATGCGGAAGACCTTCTTTTCAGAGGCTCCCTTTCCATTAACACCAGCTGAACATTATTGCGACTCTGAATGGGATACGCAGAAGATTGTAAACGAAGACAGGTTCTGGCCAGTGAACGAGGGAGAGGCTGAAGGTGAATCTATTGGAGGCAACCTGCTGACCCTGAATTTCTTGCTGGGCAGCGAGTTTATACCAGATCTAAAAAACACCATTCTCTTTCTGGAGGCCAATAAAGTCATTGATTATAAGGATGTACAAAACACCCTGCAGTCTATTTTAAACCAGCCCAATAGTGATAAGATACTAGGAATTATTGTTGGGCGCTTTCAAAAGCAGACCGGCATGACCAGGGATTTATTCTGGAAAACGATCAAAAGCAAAAAGGAGTTGGAGAAAATACCTGTGGTTGGCAACGTTGATTTTGGCCACACAGTACCCATGCTTACCTTTCCCATAGGAGGAAAAGTAAAGCTTAAGGTGATGGAAAATAAAGCATCCATCGAAGTTCTGGAGCACTAA
- a CDS encoding putative serine protease (COG1404 Subtilisin-like serine proteases) — protein sequence MVNTALAQDKQQITSADQLPRRTIALSGNVMDIYNDDELLKKLADQISKNLENDLATYDIQDKATLKGYYSTLMMLDIWEGRDRDALEKVKLLVALEDKEEEKTTTGLTITSYMKTRAEVGTVVDDNFRKAFAKNYAEAVQSVPAAYRSKFAEKTRATLSMMNPEATKSVLATQLQPYIDNGGGQVPEGVPLSLISTKSSFALMVPIKEEMLKVLEQHTAVAEQKAPLANIWAERDVQVKATAKAAPIKVAVWDTGIDTGLYPNKLFVNAKEVAGNAIDDDKNGYVDDVHGIAFDFKSERTTGSLLKEREPVHKIADLQRWAKGSFDMQSGISSPEALELQQKVAGLKADEVITFQEDLSWYSVYSHGTHVAGIVAEGNPFIRMMYARLSYDTGFKPECPTEERQAAVAEMYKDVIAYFKKNGVKVVNMSWRYSAGGYESILTMYGIGKDQEERKAMAQQWFAREKKAMQEAMKSAPEILFVCGSGNENNDANFMEYIPASIDLPNVLTVGAVNSLGKRTSFTTEGKSVDLYANGYEIESFVPGGDRIKFSGTSMSSPQVANAAAKIMALNPRLKPAQVAGILLETATPSEETAQIKLLHTQKALEKALQLRKDYDGNLSQVIQTAGK from the coding sequence ATGGTAAACACAGCTTTGGCTCAGGACAAACAGCAAATTACCAGTGCAGACCAGTTGCCCAGGCGGACAATAGCCCTTAGCGGCAATGTAATGGATATTTATAACGATGATGAGCTGCTGAAGAAGCTTGCGGACCAGATCTCAAAAAACCTGGAAAACGATCTGGCTACCTATGACATACAAGACAAAGCCACTTTAAAAGGGTATTATTCCACACTTATGATGCTGGACATTTGGGAGGGCAGGGATAGAGACGCATTAGAGAAGGTAAAACTTCTGGTAGCGCTTGAGGATAAGGAGGAAGAGAAAACAACCACCGGCCTAACTATTACTTCTTACATGAAGACCCGTGCAGAAGTGGGTACAGTCGTGGATGATAATTTCAGGAAAGCCTTTGCCAAAAATTATGCAGAGGCAGTGCAATCCGTACCGGCAGCATACCGCAGTAAGTTTGCAGAAAAAACCAGGGCCACCCTTAGTATGATGAATCCTGAAGCTACCAAATCAGTTCTGGCTACCCAGCTACAGCCTTATATCGACAATGGTGGAGGACAGGTGCCGGAAGGGGTTCCGCTATCATTGATTTCCACAAAAAGCTCTTTTGCTTTGATGGTGCCCATCAAAGAGGAAATGCTTAAAGTATTGGAGCAGCATACAGCGGTTGCAGAACAAAAAGCACCACTTGCCAATATATGGGCAGAAAGAGATGTTCAGGTCAAAGCCACTGCGAAAGCAGCACCTATAAAAGTAGCGGTGTGGGATACCGGAATCGATACGGGGCTCTACCCCAACAAGCTGTTTGTAAATGCAAAAGAAGTTGCAGGCAATGCAATTGATGATGATAAAAATGGTTATGTTGATGATGTGCACGGCATTGCCTTCGATTTTAAATCGGAAAGAACAACAGGATCACTGCTGAAAGAGCGTGAACCGGTACATAAGATTGCTGATCTGCAGCGCTGGGCAAAAGGTTCTTTTGATATGCAGTCTGGTATATCGAGCCCGGAGGCTTTGGAATTACAACAAAAAGTAGCCGGTTTAAAAGCAGATGAAGTGATTACATTCCAGGAAGACCTTAGCTGGTACAGTGTGTATAGTCATGGTACCCATGTGGCCGGCATCGTGGCAGAAGGAAACCCTTTTATCCGGATGATGTACGCCCGCTTAAGCTATGATACAGGTTTCAAACCTGAATGCCCTACTGAAGAAAGACAGGCCGCTGTAGCAGAAATGTATAAGGATGTAATTGCCTATTTTAAAAAGAATGGCGTAAAAGTGGTGAACATGAGCTGGCGGTATAGTGCAGGTGGTTATGAAAGCATTTTAACGATGTACGGGATAGGGAAGGACCAGGAAGAACGGAAGGCAATGGCGCAGCAATGGTTTGCCAGGGAGAAAAAAGCCATGCAGGAGGCTATGAAATCGGCGCCCGAGATCCTGTTTGTGTGCGGATCGGGCAATGAAAACAATGACGCCAACTTTATGGAGTATATTCCGGCCAGTATTGATCTGCCAAATGTGCTGACGGTAGGTGCAGTAAACAGCTTGGGCAAAAGAACCTCTTTTACTACAGAAGGGAAAAGTGTGGATCTGTATGCCAATGGGTATGAAATTGAAAGCTTTGTACCGGGTGGCGACAGGATTAAATTCAGCGGTACTTCTATGTCTTCACCACAGGTAGCCAATGCGGCAGCAAAAATAATGGCACTGAACCCCCGGCTTAAACCGGCACAGGTGGCCGGTATTTTACTCGAAACTGCAACTCCTTCAGAAGAAACTGCACAAATCAAATTGCTCCATACCCAAAAGGCACTTGAAAAGGCCCTGCAGTTGCGCAAAGACTATGATGGCAACCTGAGCCAGGTGATACAAACGGCCGGAAAATAG
- a CDS encoding peptidase M61 domain protein (COG3975 Predicted protease with the C-terminal PDZ domain) → MRSIAIFLSTVLICILNLCAAQAQEIAYRYAVDLTRAKNDQLEITLKAPPVKQRTITFFMPKIIPGTYAVSDYGMFVSALKAFDKKGKQLPVQQTSVNSWQISKADKLVSLTYTVDDITDTGLDNNVFMMAASNIEEGKNFVIQPSAFFGYFEGMKQLPFEVSITKPQSFYGSTGLSPLSTSADKDVYRTKNYDLLIDAPFMYNVPDTTFVKVGNTDVLISVYAPGKKVTSAYLAKQFEKMLQAQKRYLGNTLPVNKYAFILYFADPKQANPRQGALEHNQSSFYYFSEAPQEILAPHLIDIAAHEFFHIITPLTIHSKEIADFNFNEPVLSQHLWLYEGVTEYASDHVQVRSNLNSADEFLAKLAEKIKISQGKYNDTLPFTTLSKESAGKWAAEYQNVYEKGALIAAMLDIRLIELSEGALDLQDLMLTLSNTYGMDRPFEDDQLFTQIEALTYPEIGDFFRKHVAGNQPIPYQEYFDKVGIVLKKEPNRKAATLGNIGLIFNQEKLLLEVNNTDKLNEFGKEMGYRKGDLLVSLQGNQLLPNTLNEQLSEYNKNTKEGSTVAVKVLRKSHSGDYQEVVLTAPALLIDVHGPTSLTINPDATAQQRKYRAVWLEQNPVLISPDDVKSAEAVVKTLYEVISGPAGPRDWDRFNGLFKPDALMAAMVPLQDGKLAFKAFKPNEYKEMNGPYFSNNGFFEEEIGREIKYFGEMAHVWSAYHFKPAPDANPEQRGINSIQLVYDQGRWWISNILWNAERKDNPIPETLISTKKPDTMP, encoded by the coding sequence ATGCGTTCCATAGCCATCTTCTTAAGTACTGTACTGATTTGCATACTCAACCTCTGTGCTGCACAAGCCCAGGAAATTGCCTATCGCTATGCGGTAGATCTCACCAGGGCAAAAAATGATCAGCTGGAGATAACCTTAAAAGCACCTCCTGTTAAGCAGAGAACCATTACCTTTTTTATGCCGAAGATAATTCCAGGTACTTATGCGGTAAGTGATTACGGCATGTTTGTATCAGCGCTGAAAGCCTTTGATAAAAAGGGTAAGCAGCTACCTGTGCAACAAACCTCTGTTAACTCATGGCAGATCAGCAAAGCAGATAAACTGGTTAGTTTAACCTATACCGTAGATGACATAACGGATACCGGGCTAGACAACAATGTGTTTATGATGGCCGCCTCCAACATTGAGGAGGGAAAGAACTTCGTGATACAGCCATCAGCTTTTTTCGGGTATTTTGAGGGCATGAAGCAGCTTCCTTTTGAGGTAAGCATTACAAAGCCACAGTCTTTTTACGGCAGCACCGGGTTAAGCCCCCTAAGCACCTCAGCAGATAAAGATGTGTACAGAACAAAAAATTACGATCTGCTGATAGATGCCCCCTTCATGTACAATGTACCGGATACTACCTTTGTGAAAGTAGGCAACACCGATGTTTTGATCAGTGTCTATGCCCCTGGCAAAAAAGTAACTTCTGCCTACCTGGCAAAGCAGTTTGAAAAAATGCTCCAGGCGCAGAAGCGCTATCTGGGTAATACACTTCCTGTAAATAAGTATGCATTTATCCTGTACTTCGCCGATCCCAAACAGGCAAACCCACGGCAGGGAGCCCTGGAGCACAATCAGTCTTCTTTTTATTATTTCTCAGAAGCGCCGCAGGAAATACTGGCGCCGCACCTGATCGATATTGCAGCACATGAGTTCTTTCATATTATTACGCCGCTCACCATCCACTCGAAAGAAATTGCAGACTTCAATTTTAATGAGCCTGTACTATCCCAGCATTTATGGCTTTACGAGGGTGTAACAGAGTATGCTTCAGATCATGTACAGGTAAGAAGCAACCTCAACTCGGCTGATGAGTTTCTTGCCAAGCTTGCCGAAAAAATTAAGATCTCACAGGGCAAATACAACGACACTTTGCCCTTTACAACCCTAAGTAAAGAAAGTGCAGGCAAGTGGGCAGCAGAATATCAGAACGTATATGAGAAGGGTGCTCTGATTGCAGCCATGCTTGATATCAGGTTGATAGAATTGAGTGAGGGAGCGCTGGATCTGCAGGATCTGATGTTAACCCTAAGCAATACCTACGGCATGGACAGGCCCTTTGAAGATGATCAGTTATTTACACAAATTGAAGCGCTGACTTATCCTGAAATTGGCGACTTCTTTAGAAAACATGTAGCTGGCAACCAGCCAATTCCTTATCAGGAATATTTTGATAAAGTGGGTATCGTGCTTAAGAAGGAACCTAACAGAAAAGCCGCTACCCTGGGAAATATTGGCCTCATCTTTAACCAGGAAAAGCTGTTGCTGGAGGTAAACAACACCGACAAGCTGAATGAATTCGGAAAAGAAATGGGTTATAGAAAGGGCGACCTGCTTGTAAGCCTGCAGGGAAATCAGCTGCTGCCAAACACTTTAAACGAGCAGTTATCGGAATACAACAAAAACACAAAAGAAGGCTCAACAGTAGCAGTTAAGGTGCTAAGAAAATCCCATAGCGGAGATTACCAGGAAGTAGTGCTAACGGCACCAGCACTTTTGATCGATGTGCACGGCCCTACAAGCTTAACCATTAACCCCGATGCCACAGCGCAGCAACGTAAATACAGAGCCGTGTGGTTAGAGCAAAACCCGGTACTCATCTCTCCCGATGATGTAAAATCTGCAGAGGCGGTGGTAAAAACACTTTATGAGGTGATATCAGGCCCTGCAGGACCCAGGGATTGGGACAGGTTCAATGGCTTGTTCAAGCCAGATGCACTAATGGCCGCAATGGTCCCTTTACAGGATGGGAAGCTGGCATTCAAAGCTTTCAAACCCAATGAATACAAGGAAATGAACGGCCCCTACTTTTCAAACAATGGCTTTTTTGAAGAGGAAATTGGCCGGGAAATAAAGTATTTTGGAGAAATGGCGCATGTGTGGAGTGCATACCACTTTAAACCTGCCCCAGATGCCAATCCTGAACAGAGAGGCATTAACAGCATCCAACTCGTGTACGACCAGGGCCGCTGGTGGATCAGCAACATTTTATGGAATGCAGAACGAAAAGACAACCCTATTCCTGAAACACTGATCAGCACGAAAAAACCTGATACTATGCCCTAA
- a CDS encoding stress responsive alpha-beta barrel domain-containing protein, which translates to MKKIKGSNVVLMIFSVMLLLTGCQNTKEEQMRHIVVFKYKPDATEEQIEKVTKAFGDLKDKIPGIVSFEHGINDSPENKNLGFTHVYLLTFEDAQARDTYLPHPEHKKFGQLLGELGILEDAFVVDYTPVE; encoded by the coding sequence ATGAAAAAAATAAAAGGATCAAATGTAGTGCTGATGATCTTTTCGGTTATGTTATTGCTGACTGGCTGTCAAAATACAAAAGAAGAGCAAATGCGACATATTGTAGTTTTTAAGTATAAGCCCGATGCTACTGAAGAGCAAATAGAGAAGGTAACAAAGGCTTTCGGAGACTTAAAAGATAAGATACCTGGTATTGTATCCTTCGAACATGGTATTAATGACAGCCCGGAAAATAAAAACCTTGGCTTTACCCATGTTTATTTGCTGACATTTGAAGATGCTCAAGCGCGGGATACTTATTTGCCGCATCCTGAGCACAAAAAGTTCGGCCAATTGCTGGGAGAGCTGGGAATCCTGGAAGATGCCTTTGTAGTGGATTATACTCCTGTGGAATAA